The DNA region CTCTCGGACGGGGAGGTCTCCGACCCCCAGGCGCCCATCCTGGAGGAGGCCCGGCGGGCGGGCTTTCCCACCAGCGCCCTGGCCCTGGGCCAAGACGCCGACCGGGCCTTCCTAAAGGCCCTGGCCGAGGCGGGGGGTGGGGCCTACCTCGAGGCCCCGGAGGCCCGGCTCCTCCCCCGCCTCCTCCTGGCCGAAGGGGAGCGGGTCTTCCGGGGGGAGGGGATGCGGGGCCGCTTCCCCGTCCAGCCCCGGCCCCACCCCCTGACGGAGGGGTTCTCCTTTCCCCCGGTGGGGATGCGGTTTCCCGCCCGGGCCGAGCCCTGGGCGGAGGTCCTCCTCCTCTCCCAAAAAGACCCCCTCCTCGCCCTGGGGGAGCGGGGGGAGGGGCGGGTGGCGGCCCTGGCCGCCGATCTCTCCTCCTGGGCCTTCCCGGAGCTTCCGGGGTTCGTGGGGGGGCTCGCCCGCCACCTCTCCTCCCGCCGGAGCCTCCGGGTGGAGGTCCGGGAGGGGAGGGTCCTGGTCGTGGTGGGGGCCGGGCTGGACGAGGCCCCCAGGCTCCTTTCGGCCGGGGTGGAGCGCCCCCTCCTCCCGGTGGGGCGGGGCCGGTACGAGGGGGTTCTGGAAGGGGAGGGGGTGGTCCTTTGGGGCCGGCGCCAGGTCCCGGTCCGGACCGGATTCCTGGAGTACCCGCCCCTGGACGGCCGCCGGGTTCTGGCCGGGATGGCCGAGGCCAGCGGGGGGCGGCTTCTGGACCCCTCCGAGCTCGCCGCCCTGCCCGGGGCCCGCCGCTCCCTGCGGGAGCCCCTCCTGTGGCTTGCCCTCGGCCTTTTCCTCCTGGAGGGGCTTGTGCGGTATAGACTGGGGGAGTGAAGGTCTACATAGACGGGGACTGCCCCATCTGCCGCGCCCTCGGCCGGTTCGTCCCGGCGGTGCCCTACTAGGTGGAGCTTCCCCCGGGCCTGAGCCTGGAGGAGGCGGAGGAGGCGGTCCACCTCTGGGAGGAGGGGCGGCTTTGTACCACCCCAGCTTGGCTTGCGCCAAGCTGGGGGCCCCGGTAAACCACAAGGTTCGGGGAGCGGGCCTACCGCGCCTTCGCCCGCAGGAGGCCTAAGCGGAAAGGCCGGGGCTAGCCCCGGCCCTTTGGCGGAGAGGGCGGGATTCGAACCCGCGAGGGAGGTTGAAGCCCCCCTACACGCTCTCCAGGCGTGCCCCTTCAACCACTCGGGCACCTCTCCAGCGCCCTTGAGTTTAGCAAGGGGCCTTCCCCCCGTCAAGTAGACTGGTTTCGTGCGGATCCTCGCCGCGCACGAGAACCTGGACTTTGACGCCCTGGGTTCCTTGCTCCTAGCCCGGCGGCTCTTCCCGGGGGTGGCGGTCCTCCTGGGGGGCCTCGAGGGCCACATGAAGGAGGTGGTGGCCCTTTTCTCCGACCACCTGGACCTGGTGCCTGCGGGCGAGCTGGACCTCCAGGGGGTCAGCGAGGTGGTCCTGGTGGACAACGCCCGCCCCGAGCGGATCGGCCCCCTGCGCCGCCTTCTGGGCCGGGTGCCCTTCCACGTTTTTGACCACCACCCCCCTTCCCCGGGGGACGTGCCCGCGGTGGGCGGGGTGGTGCGGCCGGTGGGGGCCACGGTCAGCCTTCTCGTGCCCCTGCTCCGGGCCCGGGGGGTGGGCCTGACCCCCTTGGAGGCCACCCTGGCCTACGCCGGCCTTTGGGAGGACACCGGGGGGTTCAGCTTTCCCTCCACCACCGGGGAGGACCTCGAGGCGGGGGCCTTCCTCCTGGCCCAGGGGGCCAGGCCCGCCCAGGTCCGGGACTGGGTGCGGGAGCGCTACCCCCAGGAGGCCCGCGCCCTCCTCACCCAGCTTCTGCGCAAGGGGCGGGTGGTGGAGGTGGAGGGGTTCCGCCTCCTCCTGGCCCAGGCCCGGGAGGAGGGGTACATCCCCGCCCTTGCCCCCTTGGCCCATACCCTCCTGGACCTGTTTGATGCCCATGGGGTCCTGATGGTCCTGAAGCTGGGCCGGGACACCCTCTTTATCGCCCGGAGCAAGGAGCGGCTGGACGTGGGGCGGTGGCTCGCCGAGGTGGGGGGCGGGGGCCACCCCCGGGCGGCCTTCGCCCGGGTGCGGGGGGTGAGGAGCGCTCTGAAGAAGCTCCTGGACGCCCTGCCGCGCTACCTGGAGCGGGAACCCACCCTGGCGGAGCGGATGACCAAGCGGGTGGAGACCCTTCCCCCCACCACGGTCCGGGAGGCCCTGAACCTGCTTCTGGAGCGGGGTTACGGGGGAATGCCGGTGGTGGAGAAGGGGGCGCGGGGGGTGCGGGTCTTGGGCATTGCCCGGAGGCGGGACCTGGAGAAGGCGGTCCGCCACGGCCTGGGCCATCTGGGGGTGACCGCCTTCCTCTCCCGTGCGGTGGTCCTCCCCCCGGACGCGCCCCTGGCCCGGGCGGAGGAGGCCCTGAAGACCGGGGTGGGCCGGGTCCTGGTGGGGGAGGAGGTGGGGGAGGGGGAGTACCGGCTTTTGGGCATCTTCACCCGAACCGACCTCTACCGGACCGAGCCCCCCCGGGCCCCCTCCCCGGGGGAGGAGGTCTTGGCCCGGCTTCCCGAGGGGGTCAGGCGGGTCCTCCTCGCCCTGAAGGAGGCCTTCCCCAGGGGGGTGTACCTGGTGGGGGGGGTGGTGCGGGACGCCCTTTTGGGCTTCGCCCTGGGGCCGGACGTGGACCTGGTCCTGGAGGGGCTGAGGGCGGAGGAGGTGGCCCGGGCCCTCGTGGGCCGCTTCGGGGGGAGCTACGGCCTGCACGTGGCCTTCGGCACCGCCCGGGTGCGGCTTTCCTTCGGGCTCGAGGTGGACCTGGCCGAGGCCCGGGAGGAGTACTACCCCTACCCGGGGGCCCTGCCCAAGGTGCGGCCCAGCTCCATCGCCAAGGACCTGGAGAGGCGGGACTACACGGTGAACGCCATGGCCCTGGCCCTGGAGGACCTCCGCCTCTTGGACCCTTACGGGGGGCTTTTGGACCTCAGGGCCCGGCTCCTTCGGCCCCTCCACCCCCTCTCCTTCGTGGAGGACCCCACCCGGATCGCCCGGGGGGCGCGGCTCGCCGCCCGGCTGGGCTTCCGCCTGGCGGAGGAGGCCCTGCCCCAGCTCCGGCCTGCCCTCATGCCCGAGGTGCTGGGCCAGGTCTCGGCCGCCCGCCTCCGGGACGAGCTCTACCTGATCCTAAAGGAGCCCGAGCCCACCCGCGCCCTGCGGCTTTTGGAGGACTGGGGGGCCCTCGGCCCCCTCTTCGGCCTGAGGCCGCCCCGGGAAGGGCTATTGGAGCGGGTCCAGGAGCCCGAGGCGCGGCTTCTTCTCCTCCTCTACGAGCAGGAGAGGCCCGAGGAGGCGGCCCGGAGGCTCGCCCTTCCCCGGCGGGTCCTCGAGGGGGTGCGGCTTCTAAAAGCCCTCCCCGAGGACCCCACCCCCCTTCGGGAGGAGCCCCTCCGCTCCGCCTTCCTGGCCCTCTTTCCCGAGAAGGAGGCCTGGCTCTACCAGGAGAGGCGGAAGCTCATGGGGCGGGACCTTCTGGCCCTGGGCCTTTCCCCGGGGCCGCGGGTGGGGGAGATTTTGCGCAAGGTGGAGGAGGCCCGCGCCCGGGGGGAGGTGAAGGGGTTTGAGGAGGAGCTCGAGTTGGCCCGTAAACTGATAGGCGATGGGACTTCTCTCGTATCTCAGTGACCCCGGGGTCTTCCTGGTGGCCTTCCTCTTGGCCGTTTTGGGCCTGATGCTCCACAACCTGGCCCAGGCCTGGCTCGCCGACCGCTACGGCGACCCCGGCCCCAGGCGGCACGGCTTTTTGAGCCTGGACCTCAGGGTCCACCTCGAGCCCTTGGGCCTCCTCCTCCTTCTCCTTTTGGGCTTCGGCTGGCCCCGGTTCGTCCCCTACCGGCTCTTCGGGGGCAAGGAGGCGCGGGTGGCCCTGATGGGCCCCCTGGGCTTCCTCCTGGCCGCCTTCCTGTACGGCCTCTTCGCCCGCTTCCTCCCCTACCCCTTCGGCGAGGGGGCCCAGGTGGCCCAGGGCCTGATGCTCCTCCACGCGGCCATCTACCTCTTCCCGGTGCCCCCTTTGGACGGGGCCCGGGTGGTCTACGCCCTGGGAAGCCGCGAGGCCCGGGCCCTGATGGACCGGCTCGCCTCTTACGGCCCCCTGGGCTTCCTCCTCGTCTTCCTGGTCCTCTCCTACACCGGGGTGACCGGGGCGGTGGTCCGGGGGCTCGCCGGGCTTCTGGGCTACCTGTACCGGGCCATGGGGCTTTGAGGCCGCCCCGGCTTGGAGCTCCCTGTGTCCTGCCCGCCGACTCTGAGGGGTCTGGCGGGCCCAAAGAAAGGTGAAGCATGCTTGGACTCCTCCAGACCGACCCCCTGGTCTTCCTTCTGGCTTTTGCCGCCCTGGTCTTTTCCCTGGTCCTGCACGAGCTGGGCCACGCCTACGCCGCCTACGCCTTCGGGGACGACACCGCCAGGCGCCAGGGCCGCCTGAGCCTGAACCCCCTGGTCCACCTGGACCCCATCGGGACCCTCCTCCTTCTTTTGGTGGGCTTCGGCTGGGCCAGGCCGGTGCCCATCAACCCCGCCCGCTTCCGCAACTACCGCCTGGGCCTCTTCGTGGTCTCGGTGGCGGGCATCGCGGTGAACCTCCTTTTGGCCGTGGTCTTCGCCCTCCTGGTCCGGCTCCTCTATGACCTGGACCCCGTGGGGGTGGTCCAGACCTTCCATCGCCTCGAGGCCACCCCCGGGGGGCTTCTGGCCCTGGGCTTCTACTTCGCCGCCAGCATCAACCTGGTCCTGGCCGTCTTCAACCTCCTGCCCATCCCCCCTCTGGACGGGTCCAAAATCCTCCAGAGCCTCCTGCCCCTGGCCTGGCACCCCTTCCTCTGGCGCCTGGAGCAGTACGCTTGGCTCTCCTTCCTCCTCATCCTCACCGTTTTGCGGGGGCCCATCCAGGGGGTTTTGTCCTGGGCCAGGACTGAGTTCTTCCGCCTCCTTTTGGGGTAGCTTGACAAAAATGGACCAAGGTGCTAGCCTGGCCCCAACATGGAACCTAGCCCGCTGGTAGAGTCGGACAAGAACTGGGCCATTGCCGCGCACCTGGCCCCCCTCTTGGGCTACTTCATCGCCATCGGGCAGATCCTCGCCCCCCTGGCCATCCTCCTCTTTGGCCCCAAGAGCGCCTTTGTCCAGGCCCACGCCAAGGAGTCCCTGAACGCCCAGATCAGCTACACCCTCTACGGGCTCGGCCTGTGGCTTCTGGCCATCACCGTGGTGGGGCTCGTCCTCGCGGTTCCCCTGGCCCTCGCCCTTGTGGTCCTGGTTCTTTGGAACATGGTGGCGGCGGCCCTGGCTGCGGGGCGGGGGGAGATGTACACTTACCGGTTCATCTTCCGGCTCGTGGCCTAACTCTCCAGCCAGCCCCGCAGGACCCGCAGGTTGTGGGCGTCCTCCTCGAGGCCCCGGGGGGTCTCCAGGATGAAGACCTTGCCCTGGAGCCGTTCGTCCCGCACCACCTCCTTTAGGGCCTCCCCGATCTGGCCCTGGAGCAGGTGGGCGTGGTGGTCCACCCGGCTTCCGAAGGCCCCCACGGAGTCGTTCAGGTGGATCACCGGAACCCGGTCCAGACCCACCACCCGGTCCAGCTCCCCGATGACCCCCCTAGGGTCCTGGTGCAGGGGGTAGCCGGCGCTGAAGGCGTGGCAGGTGTCAAAGCAGACCCCGAAGGGGGTGTCCTCCAGGAGGTAGGCCAGCTCCTCCAGCCTCGAGCCCACCTTCTCCCCGCCCCCGGCGGTGTTCTCCAAAAGGAGGAGGGGCTTCCTCCTCACCCCCGCCAGGCGCAGGGCCCGGAGCGCCCCTTCCTTCACCCGCTCGGGAGAGCCGGAGCCCGGGTGGACGACCACGTACTCCAGGCCCAGGGCCTGGGCCTTTTCCAGGTCGTCGGCCAGGCTCATCACGCTCTTCTCCCAAAGCTCCCCCTCCGCCCCCAGGTTCACCAGGTACGAGGCGTGGATGACCCCGGGGAGTTCTCCGGCGTTCTCCCGCAGGGCGCGGAAGTTCTCCACCTCCGAGGGGGAAAGGGGGCGGGTCCGCCAGCTCCTTGGGCTTTTGGCGAAGATCTGAAAGGCGGTGAGCCCCAAGGCCAAAGCCTCCTCCACCGCCCCCGCCACCCCCTTCTTTCCGGCGATGGACAGATGGAACCCATACCGGATCATTCCACTACCTCCAGCCGCACGGGGGTGGCGGAGAGGGCCCCGATGGCCCGGGCGGCGGCATAGGAGAGGTCAATCACGTACCGCCCTCCGAAGGGCCCCCGGTCGTTGATGCGCACCACCACGCTCTTTCCGTTTTTCAGGTTGGTGACCCGCACCCGGGTGCCGAAGGGGAGGCGGGGGTGGGCGGCGGTGAGGGCGTGCATGTCGTAGACCTCCCCGCTGGCGGTCTTTTTCCCGTGGAAGCCGGGGCCGTACCAGACGGCGAGCCCCTCCTCGGCCCATCCCTGGCCCTTCGCCGAGGGGGCCACCCGGAGGACCTGGCCCGGGTGGATCAGGTCCGAGGTGAGGCCGTTCAGCCGCTTGAGCTCGGTCACGCTCAGGCCGTGGGCCCGGGCGATGCGGAAGAGGGTGTCCCCCTTTTGGACCGTGTAGGTCTGGGCCAGGGCGGGGAGGGCCAGGAAAAGGGCAAGGAGGAGGGGGTTCATGCTCCTTCGCACGCGTGCTCCCGCCAGAGGTCCAAGCTGGGGTGGGGTCATACCTCGAGCCACCCCCGGTCCAGGCGGGAGAGGAGCTGGAACCCCCCTTCGGTGATCAGGACCAGCTCCTCCACCCGCACCCCCGCGAAGCCGGGGAGGTACACCCCGGGCTCCACCGTGACCACCATGCCCGGCTCCAGGACCTCCTCCGTGTAGGCGTTCAGCCCCGGGGCCTCGTGCACCGCGAGCCCCACCCCGTGCCCGAGGGAGTGGGTGAAGTACTCCTTGAGCCCCTCCTTTTCCAGAACCCGCCGGGCCAGGGCGTCCAGCTCCTTGGTGGACCGGCCCGGGCCCAGCTGGGCCAGGACCTCCTCCAAGGCCAAAAGGACCGCGTGGAAGAGCCGCTTCTTCTCGGGCTCCACCCGGCCCACGCCGAAGGTCCGGGTCAGGTCGGAGTGGTACCCGAGGTACCGGGCCCCGAAGTCCACCGTCACCATCTCCCCCTCCCGGATGACCTTTTCCGAGGCCACCCCGTGCGGCATCGCCCCCCGGGGGCCCGAGGCCACGATGATGGGGAAGGCGGCGGCCTCGGCCCCGTGGCGGCGCAGGTGGAACTCCAGCTCCAAGGCCAGGTCCACCTCCCTCACCCCGGGGGCCACCCGGGCGAGGACGTGCCGGAAGGCCTCGTCCGCCAGGGCCTGGGCCTTTTGGATCCGCTGGACCTCCTCGGGGGTCTTCCGGACCCTCAGCCGTTCCACCAAGCCCCGGGTGGGGACCCACTCCACGGGGGCGAGCTCCCGGAGCTCCTCGAGCCGGGCGTAGGGGAGGTGCTCGGCCTCAAACCCCACCCGGCCCTCGAGGCTTCCCAGGAAGGCCTTCCGCTCCTCGCGGGTGAGGATCTTGAAGGGGATGCGGCTTTCCTCCTCCGCCTGGACCGCGTACCGGCCGTCGGTGAGGAGGAGGGCCCCTTCCCGGCTCACGTAGACCTGGGCGTCCTCGGGGGCGGAGAAGTCCGAGAGGTAGCGGACGCTCTCGGGCTTGGTGAGGTAGAGGCCGTCCAGTCCCTCCTGTTCCAGTAGGCGCAAAAGCTCCTGCACGCCCAAGAGCTTACCACACCCCCTTAGGGCTTCCCGATGCGGGCGCCTCTGATACCACCCCATCCTGGCTTGCGCCAGGATGGGGGCCCCGGTAAGGCCTTTCCCGAGCTTCCTGACAGAGCCGCGTGTGCGAAGGAAACGGCAGAAAAGGGTATGAGGCCTCACGCTTTAGCCAGGTGGAAGCGCACCCGGCCCTCCTCGTCCTCCAGGAGGCTCTCGTACCCCCCTTCCTCGCCCTCCTCCAGGGCCACCGCCAGGACCTCCTCGGCGATGCGGTCTTGGAACCGCTTTAGGGCCTCCCGGTAGGCGCCTTCCGCCTGGTAGGCCACCCGGATGCGGTCGGAGACCTTGAGCCCCATCTCCTTCCGGGCCTGCTGCAGGTGGCGGACCAGGTCCCGGGCCAGGCCCTCGAGGCGGAGCTCCTCCGTGACCTCCACCTTAAGCGCGGCCACGTACCCCCGCTCCTCCAGCGCCACGTACCCCTCGGGGCTTTGCGCCTCCAGGAGGACCTCCTCGGGCAAAAGCCGCAGGGGGCCGGCCTCGAGGGCCACCTCCACCTCCTCCCCCTTCAGCACCTTCCGGGCCACCTCCTGGGGGTCCAGCCCCTCCAGGGCCTTTCGGATGGCAGGCAGGAGCTTCCCGTACTTCTTCCCGAGGAGCTTCAGGTTGGGCAGGACCCGGTAGGAGAGGACCTCCTCCCCCGGCTCCAGCACCCGGGCCTCCTTCACGTTCAGCTCGTCCTTGATCTCCTCCAGGAAGTGCCTGAGCCCCTGCCGCTCCTCCTCGCCCGGGGCGGTGAGGAGGAGAAGGGGGAGGGGGGTGCGGGTCTTGACCCCGCTCTTGGCCCGGGCCGCGCGGGCCAGGTCCACCACCTTAAGCACCGCCCGCATCCAGAGGAGGAGCCGCTCGTCCTTGAGGGCGGGCTCCGGCTTGGGCCAGTCCGCCAGGTGCACGGAGAGGGGGGCGGTTTCGTCCACGCTCCGGACCAGGTTCTGCCAGAGGGCCTCCGCCAGGAAGGGGGTAAAGGGGGCCAGGAGGAGGGCCAGCTGGACCAGGGCCTCCCACAAGGTGGCGTAGGCCGCCTCCCGGTCCAGGGCGTCCTCGTTCTTCCAGAAGCGGCGGCGGTTGCGGCGGATGTACCACTGGGACAGGTCCTCCACCACGAAGTCCCGGATGGCGCGGGCGCTGGTGGTGGGGTCGTAGGCCTCGAGGGCCTCCGTCACCTGCTCCGTCAGCTCCTGGAGCCGGGCCAGAAGCCACCGGTCCATCTCGGGCCGGCGTTCGGGGGCGGGGCGGTTTTTCAGGTCGGGCCGGTCCAGGTTGGCGTAGGTGACAAAGAAGCTGTACACGTTCCAGAGGGTGAGGAAGTGGTCCCGCACCACCTCCCGCACCAGATTGGGCCCGAAGCGGCGGTCGGCCTCCGGCGGAGCGGAGACGTAGATGTACCACCGGAGGGCGTCCGCCCCGAAGGTCTTTAGGATGTCCCAGGGGTCCACCACGTTCCCCTTGGACTTGGACATCTTCTGCCCCTTCTCGTCCAGGATGAGGCCGTGGCAGATCACGTTCTTGAAGGCGATGGAGCCGAAGAGGAGGACCCCCAGCTGGTGGAGGGAGTTGAACCAGCCCCGGGTCTGGTCAATCCCCTCGGAGATGAAGTCGGCGGGGAAGCTTTTCTTAAACTCCTCCTGGTTTTCCAGGGGGTAGTGCAAGGAGGCGAAGGGCATGGCCCCTGAGTCGTACCAGACGTCAATCACGTAGGGCACCCGGCGCATCACCCCGCCGCAGGCGCAGGCCAGCTCCACCCGGTCCACGTGGGGCCGGTGGGGGTCAAAGGGCTCGGGGAGGGGGGAGAGGGCCCGCTCCCGAAGCTCCTGGAAGCTCCCGATGGCCTCCTCCTTGCCACAGGCCTCGCAGACCCAGATGGGCAGCGGCGTCCCCCAGTAGCGGTTGCGGCTTAGGGCCCAGTCCACCAGGTTCCTCAGCCACTCCCCGTACCGCCCCTCCTTGATGTGGGGGGGAACCCAGTTGATCTCCTGGTTCTTCCGGAGAAGCTCCTCCTTGAAGGCGGTGTTCCGGATGAACCAGGTCTCGGTGGCGTAGTACATGAGCGGGGTGGAGCAGCGCCAGCAGTGGGGGTAGCTGTGGAGGACCTGCTCCTCCTTGAAGAGGAGGCCCCGCTCGCGCAGGTCCTTGAGGATGGCCCGGTTGGCCTCCCGGAAGAAGAGGCCTTGGAAGGGCTCCACCAGGAGCCGGCCCTCCTCGTCCACCGTCTTCAGGAGGGGGAGGCCGTAGGCCCTGGCGGTCTCCAGGTCCTCGGCGCCGAAGGCGGGGGCCTGGTGGACGATGCCCGTCCCGTCCTCCCGGCTCACGTACTCGGCCAGGACCACGAAGTACCCCTTCTCCACCGCCTGGGGATAGGGGGGCTCGTAGGCAAGGCCCTCCAGCTCCTTACCGGAGAAGGTCTTGAGAACGGGGGCCTCCTCGCCGAGGAGCCTCCTCCCGAGCCCCTCCTCCAGGATCAGGACTTCGTTCCCCACCTGGAAGGCGGCATAGGTGTAGTCGGGGTGGACCGCCGCCGCCAGGTTGCCGGGAAGGGTCCAGGGGGTGGTGGTCCAGACCAGGAGGCTCGCCCGTTCCAGCCCCAGCCTCCCGGGCTCCTTCAGGGGGAGGCGCACGTAGACCGAGGGGTCGTGGATCTCCTTGTACCCCAGGGCGAGCTCGTGGGAGGAGAGGGGGGTGCCGCAGCGGGGGCAGTAGGGGACCACCTTGTGGTCCCGGTAGAGGAGGCCCCGGTCAAAGAGGGTCTTCAGGCTCCACCAGATGCTCTCAATGTAGGAGGGCTGGAGGGTGGCGTAGGCGTTTTCCAGGTCCACCCAGTACCCGATCCTCTCCGTGAAGGCCTCCCACTCCTTCTCGTAGGTGAAGACCGACTCCCGGCAGGCCTGGTTGAAGCGCTCTATGCCGTAGGCCTCGATCTCCTTCTTGCTTTTCAGGCCCAGCTTTTTTTCCACCTCGAGCTCCACGGGAAGCCCGTGGGTGTCCCAGCCCGCCCGCCGGGGCACGTGGTAGCCCTGCATGGTCTTGAACCGGGGGAAGAGGTCCTTGTAGCTGCGGGCCTGGGCGTGGCCCACGTGGGGGAGGCCGTTGGCCGTGGGGGGGCCCTCGTAGACGGTGTAGCGGGGGCCGCCCTCCCGGTTCTTCACGCTCTTCTCAAAGATCCGGTTCTCCTTCCAGAAGCGCAGGACCTCCTCTTCCAGTTCGGTAAACCTCGGCTCGCCGACCTCCTTGAACATCCGCCACCTCCAAGAAAAACGCCCGCGCAGGACGCGCGGACGAGGCCAGACCCCGCGGTACCACCGCGCTTCGTGGGGGGGTTCCCACGCCCTCGTTGGGCGCTGTGACGGGCGCACCCGGCGGGCATTACTCGGGGGCTTCCCTTTCCTCCCGCGGCTCCCGGGGCGATCTTCGGCCCGCCCGTTGCCGCCGGGCTCGCACCCTCCCCGGCTCGCTGCGTGGGCGTGCGGGCGTACTCCTCCCCGGTCCGGCGCCTTTACACTTCCAGGCCCCAGGGGGTATAATCCGCCCTTGGCGGCCCTGGGGCCATCTTACGCCGAGGAGGCCCGCCCTCGCAAGCGCGCTTGACACCCCTCGGGGCCTCCTTCTAAGCTGAGAACAAAGTCCCCCCAAAGGAGCTCGGCATGGAGCTTTATCTGGATACTGCAAACCTGACGGAAATACGCGAGATCGCTTCCTGGGGCGTCCTCTCCGGGGTGACCACCAACCCCAGCCTCATCGCCAAGGAGGGGCGGCCCTTTGAGGAGACCATACGGGAGATCTGCCGGGTGGTCCAGGGGCCGGTCTCCGCCGAGGTGACGGCCCTCGAGGCCCCCGCCATGGTGGAGCAGGGCAGGCGGCTTGCCGCCTTGGACGAGCACGTGGTGGTCAAGCTCCCCACCACCCAGGAGGGGCTCAAGGCCTGTAAGGTCCTCTCCTCCGAGGGGATCCCGGTGAACATGACCCTGATCTTCTCGGCCAACCAGGCCCTCCTGGCCGCCCGGGCAGGGGCCCGGTACCTCTCGCCCTTCCTGGGCCGGGTGGACGACATCTCCTGGGACGGGACGGAGCTCCTCCGGGAGATCGTGGAGATCGTTCAGATCCACGACCTGCCCGTCCGGGTCATCGCCGCCTCCATCCGCCACCCCCGGCACGTCACGGAGGCGGCCCTCCTGGGGGCGGACATCGCCACCATGCCCTACGCGGTCTTCAAGCAGCTGCTCAACCACCCCCTCACGGAGATCGGCCTGAAGCGCTTCATGGAAGACTGGGAGAAGGCGAAGCTATGAGGAAGAAAGCGGAAGCCCAAGCCACCCCCCTGTCCTACCAGGACCTGGCGAGCAAGATCCTGCCCGAGCTCCACCTCCTGGCCCAGGAAGCGGGGATAGAAGGGTACCGGCGGATGAAGAAGGACCAGCTCATCATGGCCCTCCTGGAGCGGCAGACCCAGGGGGAGGGGCTGGTCTTGGTTAAGGGGTACCTGGAGATCAGCCCGGACGGGTACGGCTTCTTGAACGAGAGCCTGTACAACCTCGAGGGCCGCACCGCCATCGTCTCCGCCGGGCTGATCAAGCAGTACGCCTTGAGGAGCGGGGACTACGTCATGGGCCGGGCCCGTCCCCCCCGGGAGAGCGAGCGCTACGCCACCTTGGTCAAGGTGGAGTCGGTGAACGACCTGGACCCCGAGGCGGCCAAAAGCCGCCCCCGGTTTGACGAGCTCATCCCCCAGTTCCCCGACCGGCAGATCAAGCTGGAGACCACCCCGGACGAGCTCTCCACCCGGGTCATAGACCTCCTCGCTCCCATCGGCCGGGGCCAGCGGGGCCTCATCGTGGCCCCGCCCAAGGCGGGGAAGACCACCCTCCTCAAGAAGATCGCCAACGCCGTCCTCAAGAACGAGCCCGACATCAAGGTCATCGTCCTCCTCATAGACGAGCGCCCCGAGGAGGTGACCGACTTCCGGGAGAGCGTCCACGGGGCCGAGGTCATCGCCAGCACCTTTGACGAGCCGCCCCAGAACCACATCCGGGTGGCGGAGTTCGTCCACGAGCGGGCCAAGCGCATCGTGGAGGAGGGGGGGCACGTGATGATCCTCCTGGACTCCATCACCCGCCTGGCCCGGGCCAACAACCTGGTGACCCCCCCCACGGGAAGAACCCTCTCGGGCGGCCTGGACTCGGCGGCCCTCTACTTCCCCAAGCGCTTCCTGGGGGCGGCCCGGAACATCCGGGGCGGGGGGAGCCTCACCATTTTGGCCACCGCCCTTGTGGAGACGGGAAGCCGCATGGACGACGTGATCTTTGAGGAGTTCAAGGGCACGGGCAACATGGAGCTCCACCTCTCCCGCCGCCTCGAGGAGCGCCGCATCTTCCCGGCCATAGACATCCTCAAGTCCGGGACCCGGCGGGAGGAGCTCCTTCTGGGGGAGGAGGTCATCCACA from Thermus filiformis includes:
- the ileS gene encoding isoleucine--tRNA ligase; this encodes MFKEVGEPRFTELEEEVLRFWKENRIFEKSVKNREGGPRYTVYEGPPTANGLPHVGHAQARSYKDLFPRFKTMQGYHVPRRAGWDTHGLPVELEVEKKLGLKSKKEIEAYGIERFNQACRESVFTYEKEWEAFTERIGYWVDLENAYATLQPSYIESIWWSLKTLFDRGLLYRDHKVVPYCPRCGTPLSSHELALGYKEIHDPSVYVRLPLKEPGRLGLERASLLVWTTTPWTLPGNLAAAVHPDYTYAAFQVGNEVLILEEGLGRRLLGEEAPVLKTFSGKELEGLAYEPPYPQAVEKGYFVVLAEYVSREDGTGIVHQAPAFGAEDLETARAYGLPLLKTVDEEGRLLVEPFQGLFFREANRAILKDLRERGLLFKEEQVLHSYPHCWRCSTPLMYYATETWFIRNTAFKEELLRKNQEINWVPPHIKEGRYGEWLRNLVDWALSRNRYWGTPLPIWVCEACGKEEAIGSFQELRERALSPLPEPFDPHRPHVDRVELACACGGVMRRVPYVIDVWYDSGAMPFASLHYPLENQEEFKKSFPADFISEGIDQTRGWFNSLHQLGVLLFGSIAFKNVICHGLILDEKGQKMSKSKGNVVDPWDILKTFGADALRWYIYVSAPPEADRRFGPNLVREVVRDHFLTLWNVYSFFVTYANLDRPDLKNRPAPERRPEMDRWLLARLQELTEQVTEALEAYDPTTSARAIRDFVVEDLSQWYIRRNRRRFWKNEDALDREAAYATLWEALVQLALLLAPFTPFLAEALWQNLVRSVDETAPLSVHLADWPKPEPALKDERLLLWMRAVLKVVDLARAARAKSGVKTRTPLPLLLLTAPGEEERQGLRHFLEEIKDELNVKEARVLEPGEEVLSYRVLPNLKLLGKKYGKLLPAIRKALEGLDPQEVARKVLKGEEVEVALEAGPLRLLPEEVLLEAQSPEGYVALEERGYVAALKVEVTEELRLEGLARDLVRHLQQARKEMGLKVSDRIRVAYQAEGAYREALKRFQDRIAEEVLAVALEEGEEGGYESLLEDEEGRVRFHLAKA
- the fsa gene encoding fructose-6-phosphate aldolase, encoding MELYLDTANLTEIREIASWGVLSGVTTNPSLIAKEGRPFEETIREICRVVQGPVSAEVTALEAPAMVEQGRRLAALDEHVVVKLPTTQEGLKACKVLSSEGIPVNMTLIFSANQALLAARAGARYLSPFLGRVDDISWDGTELLREIVEIVQIHDLPVRVIAASIRHPRHVTEAALLGADIATMPYAVFKQLLNHPLTEIGLKRFMEDWEKAKL
- the rho gene encoding transcription termination factor Rho; translation: MRKKAEAQATPLSYQDLASKILPELHLLAQEAGIEGYRRMKKDQLIMALLERQTQGEGLVLVKGYLEISPDGYGFLNESLYNLEGRTAIVSAGLIKQYALRSGDYVMGRARPPRESERYATLVKVESVNDLDPEAAKSRPRFDELIPQFPDRQIKLETTPDELSTRVIDLLAPIGRGQRGLIVAPPKAGKTTLLKKIANAVLKNEPDIKVIVLLIDERPEEVTDFRESVHGAEVIASTFDEPPQNHIRVAEFVHERAKRIVEEGGHVMILLDSITRLARANNLVTPPTGRTLSGGLDSAALYFPKRFLGAARNIRGGGSLTILATALVETGSRMDDVIFEEFKGTGNMELHLSRRLEERRIFPAIDILKSGTRREELLLGEEVIHKMWLLRKVLADMDPAEAMEMLLARLGRTKSNKEFLASLAAR